A genomic stretch from Candidatus Nitrososphaera gargensis Ga9.2 includes:
- the mpgS gene encoding mannosyl-3-phosphoglycerate synthase, which translates to MKLDFPRYTERLGTVSIHAVQRIYELDSGKSKGFQSSHQTVRKFDYDEISNIMHDLAIVIPIKNEKLKLLEGVLSGIPNECLVIIVSNSSRSPVDRFAMESEAVRQLSRFMDKRMIIVHQQDSGLAEVFKKTGYDSILDSEGNIRSGKAEGMIIGLLAAKMYHKDYVGFIDSDNYVPGAVNEYVKIFAAGFGMSTTPYCNVRVSWVFKPKVRNNALQFSKWGRVSEITNRNLNALLAAITGFETEVIKTGNAGEHALSMPLAECLHYTSGYSIETRELIDILEKFGGLMPSEYPQIVDKGVEIFQIETRNPHFHEDKGMAHLNEMLEASLATIFGSKICTPDLKKALQDQLKQMTKKRIDYSKKYHMLEPINAIHMPEFEKGVREKANTFLRIGLR; encoded by the coding sequence ATGAAGCTCGATTTTCCAAGATACACCGAACGGCTAGGCACGGTCAGCATCCATGCAGTGCAGCGCATTTATGAGCTCGATTCTGGAAAATCCAAAGGTTTCCAGTCGTCACACCAGACCGTCAGGAAATTTGATTATGATGAAATTTCAAATATTATGCATGATCTTGCTATCGTCATCCCGATAAAGAACGAAAAATTAAAGCTGCTTGAAGGCGTACTCAGCGGCATACCAAACGAATGCCTCGTCATAATAGTCTCCAACAGCTCAAGGAGCCCCGTGGACAGGTTTGCAATGGAGTCAGAGGCCGTCAGGCAGCTTAGCCGGTTCATGGATAAGCGCATGATAATAGTGCACCAGCAGGACTCGGGGCTTGCAGAAGTCTTCAAGAAAACCGGCTACGACTCTATCTTAGACTCTGAGGGCAACATAAGGAGCGGCAAGGCCGAAGGCATGATAATCGGCCTCCTTGCAGCAAAGATGTACCACAAGGACTATGTCGGGTTCATTGACAGTGACAACTATGTCCCCGGCGCGGTCAATGAATACGTCAAGATATTTGCAGCCGGTTTTGGCATGTCGACCACGCCTTACTGCAACGTGAGGGTGTCGTGGGTGTTCAAGCCAAAGGTCAGGAACAACGCGCTCCAGTTCTCAAAGTGGGGCAGGGTATCGGAGATCACCAATAGGAACCTCAACGCCCTTTTAGCGGCCATAACTGGCTTTGAAACCGAAGTCATCAAGACCGGCAACGCCGGCGAGCACGCACTGTCGATGCCACTTGCAGAGTGCCTGCACTACACCAGCGGCTACTCGATAGAGACACGCGAACTTATCGACATACTAGAAAAATTTGGAGGGCTGATGCCTTCGGAATATCCGCAAATAGTTGACAAGGGCGTCGAGATATTCCAGATAGAGACTCGCAACCCGCACTTCCACGAAGACAAGGGCATGGCACACCTGAATGAAATGCTCGAAGCGTCGCTTGCCACGATCTTTGGGAGCAAGATCTGTACCCCGGATTTAAAGAAGGCGCTGCAGGACCAGCTGAAGCAGATGACAAAGAAAAGGATCGATTACAGCAAGAAATACCATATGCTCGAGCCCATCAATGCGATACATA
- a CDS encoding amylo-alpha-1,6-glucosidase, whose product MQGGEKHQGFIFSLLNPPVPLGGNIIALDIYVDELPIPKKSVFVATQDDVVNAAALSESQPVPFKPFESARFLVIKEGGLDEKKKHKIVIMSKMEGFEQIMIPFTFTDYPGYRSGRIFVPETAQAQEPLVLSEDGMVFKNFTAPLTLSGKKAYIVCSSNGAISANWTWMGVRYDNGGLYVPPVRAFGRIIVEISMDDGVRKRLPHFVVESRHENGILYTRHELAGLEVKRKLLVPFDSRGFIMTLELRPLSGFRALLRRKTAKKRKIRVHFLIDGNITSYGLAAVSQNVVSKFRAKDNCLQLGTVARDIGAQYSGVIGIAPKRLKPSRILTDSYDNDLEMSYDIEVEAGKTIALALVGTGSFTGPESCIKEFRHMRDNYSQLVEDTEKGFAEYSSSTLSARPPPARQNLGLARLLAAYDKAKACLRYLKAEYDGLGEGICAGLPRFPNYWARDTGWTLRGYLAIGDYRFAAATIDNFLRHQAKTTTKAATKGELPMIISGKAFLHTTTYGSADSTFLFPWAIREYVLGTGDIGYLKKRWDSIVDLVNYGFLKDVDGDGLIEHGFTGTAEKLPIQDSTWMDHIDRRKSANDIQALFYESLRIGSELAAMAGDSENEARWSSKAKELQETIDREYWNTSAGFYYDTIRKDGSKDPSIRPNALVLLLSDVVRERSRADSVLSRIEEQDMTTAWGVRTLSSKDQKYQPTLYHDGAVWPLVTGWAAASEIKFGRHEQALRYMGSMAERILHENGMFAETYRGDRPEPFNSCILQAWSVGMYAYALREMMLGMKINMIDNTIQLEPNIPESLKETAVPLDFEHFIPSKDGIARLYVKIDPRNEKIFATFRNSGSKRPEIFSDSYSLSPL is encoded by the coding sequence GTGCAGGGCGGGGAAAAACATCAGGGGTTCATATTCTCGCTGCTAAACCCTCCAGTCCCGCTTGGCGGCAACATCATCGCGCTTGACATCTATGTCGACGAGCTGCCGATCCCCAAAAAATCAGTCTTTGTTGCAACCCAAGACGATGTGGTTAATGCGGCCGCTCTATCCGAGAGCCAGCCGGTCCCATTCAAGCCCTTTGAGAGCGCAAGGTTCCTTGTAATAAAGGAAGGTGGGTTGGACGAGAAAAAGAAGCACAAGATAGTGATCATGAGCAAGATGGAAGGGTTTGAGCAGATAATGATCCCGTTCACGTTCACGGACTACCCCGGATACCGGAGCGGGAGGATATTCGTCCCGGAAACGGCGCAGGCCCAAGAACCACTCGTACTTAGCGAAGATGGGATGGTCTTCAAGAACTTTACCGCGCCGCTGACGCTATCAGGCAAGAAGGCATACATTGTCTGCTCGTCAAACGGAGCAATTTCTGCCAACTGGACGTGGATGGGCGTGCGATATGACAACGGAGGGCTATACGTGCCGCCAGTAAGGGCGTTTGGGCGGATAATAGTTGAAATATCAATGGACGATGGCGTGCGCAAAAGACTACCTCATTTTGTTGTTGAATCCCGGCACGAAAATGGCATCCTTTACACCCGGCATGAGCTTGCGGGGCTAGAGGTAAAAAGGAAGCTGCTGGTGCCGTTTGACAGCCGGGGATTTATCATGACACTTGAGCTTCGCCCGCTCAGCGGCTTTAGGGCTTTATTGCGCAGAAAAACTGCAAAAAAGCGCAAGATCCGCGTGCACTTTTTGATAGATGGAAACATCACAAGTTATGGGCTTGCTGCTGTATCGCAGAATGTCGTTTCTAAATTCCGAGCAAAAGATAACTGCCTGCAGCTGGGCACAGTGGCACGGGACATTGGAGCGCAGTATTCGGGAGTAATAGGTATTGCACCAAAGCGCCTAAAGCCGAGCAGGATACTGACAGACTCGTACGACAACGATCTGGAAATGTCATACGACATTGAAGTTGAAGCAGGTAAGACTATAGCACTCGCCCTTGTGGGAACCGGCAGCTTCACTGGCCCTGAGAGTTGCATAAAGGAATTTCGCCACATGAGGGACAACTACAGCCAGCTGGTGGAGGACACAGAGAAGGGTTTTGCAGAATATTCTTCCTCGACCTTGAGCGCCCGGCCGCCCCCTGCAAGGCAGAACCTCGGCTTGGCGCGCCTGTTGGCTGCTTATGACAAAGCCAAGGCGTGCCTGCGCTACCTGAAAGCCGAGTATGATGGCTTGGGTGAGGGGATCTGCGCTGGGCTTCCGCGCTTTCCAAATTACTGGGCAAGAGATACCGGCTGGACGCTCCGAGGCTATCTGGCTATAGGCGACTACCGATTTGCGGCTGCGACGATCGACAATTTTCTGCGTCATCAGGCAAAAACCACGACAAAGGCTGCGACCAAGGGGGAGCTCCCCATGATAATCAGCGGCAAGGCTTTTCTCCATACTACCACGTATGGGTCAGCCGATTCGACATTCCTCTTCCCGTGGGCCATAAGGGAATACGTGCTTGGCACGGGAGACATTGGCTATCTGAAAAAGAGATGGGATTCCATAGTGGATCTCGTAAACTATGGGTTCCTAAAGGACGTTGACGGCGACGGGCTGATAGAGCACGGCTTTACCGGCACCGCAGAAAAGCTCCCGATACAGGATTCGACATGGATGGATCACATCGACAGGAGAAAGAGCGCAAACGACATACAGGCGCTCTTTTACGAAAGCCTTCGCATCGGAAGCGAGCTGGCAGCCATGGCCGGCGATAGCGAAAATGAAGCCAGATGGAGCAGCAAGGCAAAAGAGCTCCAAGAAACAATAGACAGAGAGTACTGGAACACCAGTGCTGGCTTTTACTATGACACGATAAGAAAGGACGGCTCAAAGGATCCGAGCATTCGGCCTAACGCTCTGGTTTTGCTCCTATCAGACGTAGTAAGGGAGAGGAGCAGAGCAGACTCGGTGCTTTCAAGGATCGAGGAGCAGGACATGACGACTGCATGGGGCGTGAGGACGCTGAGCAGTAAAGACCAAAAGTACCAGCCGACCCTATACCACGACGGTGCCGTGTGGCCGCTTGTAACAGGCTGGGCGGCGGCTAGCGAAATAAAGTTTGGGAGGCATGAGCAGGCCTTGCGCTACATGGGGTCAATGGCAGAGAGGATCTTGCACGAAAATGGTATGTTTGCCGAGACGTACCGTGGAGATAGGCCGGAGCCTTTCAACTCGTGCATACTACAGGCATGGTCGGTCGGCATGTATGCGTATGCACTTCGTGAAATGATGCTTGGAATGAAGATCAACATGATCGACAACACAATACAACTTGAGCCAAACATCCCAGAATCGCTCAAAGAGACGGCCGTTCCGCTAGATTTTGAGCACTTTATTCCCAGCAAGGACGGGATCGCAAGGCTTTATGTCAAGATCGACCCGCGCAATGAAAAGATATTTGCGACATTTAGGAATTCAGGCAGCAAAAGGCCAGAGATCTTTAGCGACTCCTACTCGCTAAGCCCACTATGA
- a CDS encoding DUF2203 domain-containing protein, whose protein sequence is MFTLFTPQTANKALPEVRRLFSNILMYKKQAVALQEQVEMIIQSGSQFEQFVKKKQELNTAVSNYYKAIEQLEATGVVIKDIEQGLLDFPSKRFDEEVWLCWKVEESEIKFWHAKDEGFMGRKPLESTGIIEP, encoded by the coding sequence ATGTTTACGCTATTTACCCCGCAGACTGCAAACAAGGCATTGCCGGAAGTAAGACGTCTCTTTTCAAATATACTGATGTACAAAAAGCAGGCAGTGGCGCTGCAGGAACAGGTTGAAATGATAATCCAGTCAGGCAGCCAGTTCGAACAGTTTGTCAAGAAAAAGCAGGAGCTAAACACTGCCGTTTCAAACTATTACAAGGCAATAGAGCAACTTGAAGCCACGGGGGTCGTGATAAAGGACATCGAGCAGGGTCTCCTCGATTTTCCATCAAAGAGGTTCGACGAAGAGGTGTGGCTATGCTGGAAGGTAGAGGAAAGCGAGATCAAGTTCTGGCATGCAAAGGACGAGGGCTTTATGGGCAGAAAACCCCTTGAAAGCACCGGGATAATAGAGCCGTAA
- a CDS encoding helix-turn-helix domain-containing protein codes for MPIDAAEFDAHKDLATIITQFLCRNRDKGFSAKEIAQATGISEADVNSAMFKLGLSDLASAIAGRKKKIRIEDVTIGGTTYYRCVSD; via the coding sequence GTGCCAATAGACGCCGCCGAGTTTGACGCCCACAAGGACCTAGCCACGATAATCACTCAGTTCCTGTGCAGGAACCGTGACAAGGGCTTTTCTGCCAAAGAGATCGCGCAGGCCACTGGCATTTCAGAAGCGGATGTGAACAGCGCCATGTTCAAGCTGGGCCTTTCAGACCTTGCAAGCGCGATAGCTGGCAGGAAGAAAAAGATAAGGATAGAGGACGTCACAATAGGCGGGACGACCTACTACCGCTGCGTTTCTGACTAA
- a CDS encoding prenyltransferase, which produces MLSSWLRAIRIRFLLASVIAVSNGLAIAYWKTGTIDPLYAALTYVGVLFLHTSVDLLNDYWDHKRGIDSATTRTKFSGGTGVLPENLLTPRAVYAAGVIFLILGASIGAYFVAVRGVTIAVILGFAVVAIYFYSTSIVNAGLGELFVAIKGAMIVLGTFFVQLAAIEPAALYVGAIVGILSATVLFVNSFPDFEADRSKGRRTLVGVLGKKAAARAFPLFIFAAYAMIVAGILLGFTKIYSLISLVSIPFAAKSIMSLRKDQQSIDKLMPAMASAVTYSRITGFLLALSLLF; this is translated from the coding sequence GTGCTGTCTAGCTGGCTGCGGGCAATCAGGATCAGGTTTCTCCTAGCGTCAGTTATAGCTGTTAGCAACGGCCTTGCTATCGCCTATTGGAAAACCGGCACCATCGATCCGCTGTACGCCGCCCTGACCTATGTCGGAGTGCTTTTCCTGCATACAAGCGTCGATCTTCTCAATGATTACTGGGACCACAAACGTGGGATCGACAGCGCAACGACGAGGACAAAGTTCAGCGGCGGGACCGGCGTGCTACCTGAAAACCTGCTAACGCCAAGGGCAGTATATGCGGCGGGCGTGATATTTCTGATCCTTGGCGCGTCGATAGGAGCATACTTTGTCGCTGTGCGCGGGGTAACAATAGCAGTAATTCTTGGATTTGCGGTGGTCGCGATCTATTTTTACTCTACAAGCATTGTTAACGCAGGCCTTGGAGAGCTCTTTGTTGCGATCAAGGGCGCAATGATTGTGCTTGGTACCTTTTTTGTCCAATTGGCTGCGATCGAGCCTGCAGCGTTATATGTCGGTGCCATCGTTGGCATCCTCTCTGCAACGGTGCTGTTTGTCAACTCCTTTCCTGATTTTGAAGCGGACCGATCGAAAGGCCGGCGCACCCTTGTCGGAGTCCTAGGCAAAAAGGCGGCCGCAAGAGCATTTCCACTTTTTATATTTGCAGCCTATGCAATGATAGTTGCTGGAATCTTGCTTGGCTTTACAAAGATATATTCTCTGATCAGTCTCGTATCGATCCCATTTGCAGCAAAGTCCATAATGTCGCTGAGGAAGGACCAGCAGAGCATCGATAAGCTGATGCCGGCGATGGCGTCGGCGGTCACGTATTCTCGAATTACTGGTTTTTTACTGGCACTAAGCTTACTCTTTTGA
- a CDS encoding winged helix-turn-helix domain-containing protein — protein sequence MRQEKRHKLQLFYEILCAIEEDAMHNEVARPTHVQHFTRLSYDKMMNHFDELEEKGMIHRVSGLVAITAKGRMFIEQYDQLISLIESAGL from the coding sequence TTGAGGCAAGAAAAGCGGCATAAACTGCAATTGTTCTACGAGATCCTCTGTGCGATAGAAGAGGACGCTATGCATAACGAAGTCGCCAGGCCTACGCACGTCCAGCATTTTACCCGGCTATCATATGACAAGATGATGAACCACTTTGATGAGCTGGAAGAAAAGGGCATGATCCACCGAGTGAGCGGGCTTGTTGCCATAACTGCCAAGGGCAGGATGTTCATCGAGCAGTACGACCAGCTGATAAGCCTGATAGAGAGCGCAGGCCTCTAG
- a CDS encoding aldo/keto reductase — protein sequence MSSSYETLHGHATPEGTKKYVQRAASQGRPQAHFKTFDGLHLSSIGMGTYLGQPTQEDDLAVENAVYQSVKSGAVNVIDTAINYRAMKSEKSIGKALLRLVKDGVISRDQVFISTKNGYITNDGDYPNVDVMEYIHRMYIQTKVITADDISSSYNVMNPNYLAKCIDKSLMNMHLSTIDLVYIHNAFESWNQDVSRQQFMEMLAKAFEVYEKYRSENKIRYYGMATWTCFRVPPGSHEYLSLEQAIRIAESVGGKSHGFRFIQLPYNLAYSEALLLRNQSVGSANNLTILEAAAKLHVGVFTSIPLFQGRLLGAQVPDYAGISEPVGKLVQIIRSSPSVIAPLIGQKKPEHIEENLKVANVPPLSDKEFKEVVRVLTSQQL from the coding sequence TTGTCATCATCATATGAGACGCTTCATGGCCACGCTACGCCCGAGGGCACTAAGAAATACGTCCAGCGCGCTGCCTCGCAGGGCAGGCCGCAGGCCCATTTTAAGACATTTGACGGCCTGCATCTCTCTAGCATCGGTATGGGAACATATTTGGGCCAGCCCACGCAAGAGGACGATCTGGCGGTTGAAAATGCGGTTTACCAATCTGTCAAGTCTGGCGCAGTCAACGTCATCGACACTGCGATAAACTACCGCGCAATGAAGTCGGAAAAGAGCATCGGGAAAGCCCTTTTGCGACTGGTAAAGGACGGGGTGATTTCACGCGATCAGGTGTTCATTTCCACCAAGAATGGATATATCACAAATGACGGCGACTATCCAAATGTCGACGTGATGGAGTACATACATCGCATGTACATCCAGACAAAAGTGATAACGGCAGATGACATCAGCTCCAGCTATAACGTCATGAACCCAAACTACCTTGCTAAGTGCATTGATAAGTCGCTCATGAACATGCACCTATCTACGATCGATCTTGTTTACATCCACAATGCCTTTGAAAGCTGGAATCAAGATGTGAGCAGGCAACAGTTCATGGAGATGCTTGCAAAGGCGTTTGAAGTCTATGAAAAATACCGATCAGAGAACAAGATCCGCTATTACGGGATGGCGACATGGACGTGCTTCCGGGTGCCGCCGGGTAGCCACGAATACTTGTCACTTGAGCAGGCAATCAGGATCGCAGAAAGCGTCGGTGGCAAGAGCCACGGCTTTAGGTTTATCCAGCTGCCATACAACCTTGCATACAGCGAAGCATTGCTGCTTCGGAACCAGTCAGTTGGCTCTGCGAATAACCTCACAATTCTGGAAGCGGCAGCAAAACTCCACGTAGGCGTATTTACAAGTATACCCCTCTTTCAGGGCAGGCTGCTGGGTGCTCAGGTGCCCGATTATGCGGGCATAAGCGAGCCTGTGGGCAAGCTAGTCCAGATTATAAGGTCAAGCCCCTCGGTCATCGCGCCTCTGATTGGGCAGAAAAAACCAGAGCATATCGAGGAAAACCTAAAGGTTGCAAATGTACCGCCGCTCTCTGACAAAGAGTTCAAGGAGGTCGTGCGCGTCCTTACAAGCCAGCAACTATAA
- a CDS encoding putative quinol monooxygenase encodes METTTDIKKFQSRTADAVRVLAFFKAKQGKGKALEKILLTLVRPTRSEPGNIAYVLHRSTENPDELVFDEIFTSMHAFEEHAQQPHIKNLNARIEHLLVAPPEVKTYSEVRVEQ; translated from the coding sequence ATGGAGACTACCACAGATATCAAAAAGTTTCAGAGCAGGACTGCCGATGCAGTAAGGGTGCTTGCATTTTTCAAGGCCAAGCAGGGCAAGGGAAAAGCACTTGAAAAAATTCTCTTAACGCTTGTTAGGCCTACAAGGAGCGAACCGGGCAATATTGCCTATGTCTTGCATAGGTCGACTGAAAACCCAGATGAACTTGTCTTTGACGAGATATTTACTTCAATGCATGCATTTGAAGAACACGCTCAACAACCCCATATCAAGAACCTAAATGCAAGAATAGAACACCTGCTGGTTGCTCCGCCTGAGGTAAAGACCTATTCAGAGGTCAGAGTTGAGCAATAG
- a CDS encoding tetratricopeptide repeat protein codes for MESQPEHFLSLPLVSKNEESASLPLVINVVAKYWGENIAPQATAAETKGAAMIDGIMLAESRGFASYIYKGSTKDLKKRIDQGIPPIVIMPGIQGTVQHAMVVSGYNSEERRMLTYVPEPDTVGAIPEGKFEQDWEQDDMTVIIIVPSDMKDLLKNESLKFAKSNRICFEAEGLRQRGRVNDAIEKLQKATEIDIDNAQAWCLLAGMYNETNSEQAVPCYERAIRLNPKYYLAYRGLGNYYLKKKDYSLAEAYYSKAIGINPVRFGPIYKNRAIARIQLANNQGAKEDLVKYLEQTPAAEDKESIKQAIAQL; via the coding sequence TTGGAGTCTCAGCCGGAACATTTCCTCAGCCTGCCACTTGTAAGCAAGAATGAAGAGAGTGCCAGTCTACCGCTGGTGATAAATGTCGTGGCAAAATACTGGGGAGAGAACATTGCACCGCAGGCAACAGCCGCTGAAACAAAAGGCGCAGCGATGATCGACGGCATCATGCTTGCAGAAAGCCGTGGCTTTGCCTCGTACATTTACAAAGGCTCGACAAAAGATCTGAAAAAACGTATTGATCAGGGCATACCACCCATTGTAATAATGCCAGGTATACAGGGAACGGTGCAGCATGCGATGGTCGTATCAGGCTACAACAGCGAAGAGCGCAGGATGCTTACCTACGTGCCAGAACCTGATACCGTGGGCGCGATCCCAGAAGGCAAGTTTGAGCAGGACTGGGAGCAAGACGACATGACTGTGATAATCATCGTACCTTCTGACATGAAGGACCTGCTAAAGAACGAGAGTCTAAAGTTTGCCAAGTCAAACAGGATCTGCTTTGAAGCTGAAGGGCTTCGCCAGCGAGGCAGGGTAAATGATGCCATAGAGAAACTACAGAAAGCCACAGAGATTGACATAGATAACGCCCAAGCTTGGTGCCTGCTTGCAGGCATGTACAATGAGACAAATTCCGAACAGGCAGTGCCCTGCTATGAAAGAGCGATCAGGCTGAACCCAAAATACTACCTTGCCTACCGCGGGCTGGGCAACTATTACCTGAAAAAGAAGGATTACTCGCTTGCAGAAGCATATTACAGCAAGGCGATAGGCATCAACCCTGTCAGGTTTGGGCCGATTTACAAAAATCGCGCAATAGCAAGGATACAGCTTGCCAACAACCAAGGCGCAAAGGAAGACCTTGTCAAATATCTAGAGCAGACACCTGCGGCTGAAGACAAGGAAAGCATCAAACAAGCTATTGCTCAACTCTGA
- a CDS encoding type 1 glutamine amidotransferase, whose product MPVLVVDNLSPFTPDILDCLGRLGITNVYRKFSEVSEPELAQCDKVILSGRRKNSKEINMVNSRIIRHCHDGGKPLLGICYGAEIIALTLGGSLRKMPAHVQGTTKVSVSDQNPLTGDKKLISVYESHGYCVAKLPANFKSLASSQYCEHEIFASGKIFGTQFHPEKSGSDGLALLQNFVAKT is encoded by the coding sequence ATGCCTGTGCTCGTGGTAGACAACCTGTCACCGTTTACGCCGGACATACTTGACTGCCTTGGCCGGCTTGGCATCACTAATGTTTACAGGAAATTCTCTGAAGTATCAGAACCTGAACTTGCACAGTGTGACAAGGTGATCCTATCAGGAAGGCGCAAGAATAGCAAGGAGATAAACATGGTGAATTCAAGAATAATAAGGCACTGCCATGACGGCGGCAAGCCGCTTCTTGGAATCTGTTACGGGGCTGAGATAATAGCGCTCACGCTCGGAGGATCGCTCCGCAAGATGCCCGCTCACGTGCAGGGCACAACTAAGGTGTCGGTATCAGACCAAAACCCGCTGACTGGAGACAAGAAATTGATCTCTGTCTACGAAAGCCATGGCTACTGCGTTGCCAAGCTCCCTGCGAACTTCAAATCGCTTGCGAGCTCGCAGTATTGTGAGCATGAGATATTTGCCAGTGGCAAAATTTTTGGCACTCAGTTTCACCCCGAAAAGAGTGGAAGCGACGGCCTTGCACTCTTGCAGAACTTTGTCGCCAAGACATGA